A DNA window from Pyrus communis chromosome 3, drPyrComm1.1, whole genome shotgun sequence contains the following coding sequences:
- the LOC137727531 gene encoding protein DA1-related 1-like, with amino-acid sequence MEVRNAIIPIFYGVEPSLVREQKGTFEAAFDEHERISEDMRRVQEWRRALQKVSVIAGMKSDDYSYETELINEIVKIVCNKVHPTFKLLGSAKKMAGIDFRLKKLHLLLDLEANDVRFIGICGKAGIGKTLTARQFYDEFSHYFEVSCFLADVGTVSATYGLLHLQNQLLSSVLKTNTQVEDDYAGTVMTKKCFNNKKVLLVLDGVDQLGQLARVAGNKNWFGLGSRIIVTTRDERLLEELSLNLDSCPPCGNNDGFRVCAGCNRNIRGRYLGCIGAFWHPECFVCITCNLPITDLEFSAPRDDSHSPYHISCYKAQHHPNCDVCKTFIPTRKSDGRIEYRQHPFWLQKYCPSHERDGTPRCCGCQRMEPWATKYFLLPDGRKQCSECNDSEIMDDHKCNSLFLQVQAFFEDLGMKFEQQIQVILVGRRTLNKDTEVERLGHHDLSETKAVFSPSAEPIVTSILRMLKGHSRITSIQMLYGLPRLLSGLILAAMMMSAWLGFNGYRNLSLEVEFGIRQVLAHMWLVSQTSSGSSSTMSNEEKKLGEFFKHSIETDTTISGRGFRTGNQAVRKHGLWRTLDHIRTTGAFPIDCRDSDISEFLSDVLH; translated from the exons ATGGAAGTAAGGAATGCAATCATTCCAATATTCTATGGTGTAGAGCCCTCCCTTGTTCGAGAGCAAAAAGGAACTTTCGAAGCGGCCTTTGACGAGCATGAAAGAATTAGCGAGGACATGAGAAGGGTGCAAGAATGGAGACGTGCTTTACAGAAAGTGAGCGTTATAGCAGGGATGAAGTCAGATGACTATAG TTATGAGACTGAGCTTATCAACGAGATTGTCAAAATAGTGTGTAACAAAGTGCATCCCACTTTCAAATTGTTAGGTTCTGCAAAGAAGATGGCGGGAATTGATTTTAGACTGAAAAAATTACATTTGCTTTTGGATCTAGAAGCAAACGATGTTCGTTTTATAGGCATATGTGGGAAAGCCGGCATAGGTAAGACGCTCACTGCTAGACAATTTTATGACGAATTTTCCCATTATTTTGAAGTCAGTTGTTTTCTTGCTGATGTTGGAACGGTTTCTGCAACATACGGTCTCCTTCATCTGCAAAATCAGCTTCTTTCCTCTGTTCTGAAAACCAATACACAAGTTGAGGACGATTATGCTGGTACCGTAATGACAAAGAAatgttttaataataaaaaggtTCTTCTCGTTCTTGATGGTGTGGATCAGTTAGGCCAACTAGCAAGAGTGGCTGGAAATAAAAACTGGTTTGGTCTGGGTAGCAGAATCATCGTTACAACAAGGGATGAACGTCTGTTAGAGGAGCTAAGCTTGAACTTGGATTCTTGTCCACCATGTGGCAATAATGATGGATTCAGGGTATGTGCTGGCTGCAACAGGAATATTCGTGGGCGGTATTTAGGATGCATTGGAGCTTTTTGGCATCCTGAATGTTTTGTTTGCATCACTTGTAATCTTCCAATTACAGATCTTGAGTTTTCTGCTCCTAGAGATGACAGTCACAGCCCTTACCACATATCCTGCTATAAGGCGCAGCACCATCCAAACTGTGATGTTTGCAAGACTTTTATCCCTACTAGAAAATCAGACGGTCGTATTGAGTATAGGCAACATCCTTTCTGGCTACAAAAATACTGCCCCTCTCATGAGCGCGACGGAACTCCTAGGTGTTGTGGCTGTCAAAGAATGGAGCCATGGGCGACCAAATATTTTTTACTTCCTGATGGTCGGAAGCAATGCTCAGAGTGTAATGACTCCGAAATTATGGATGATCACAAGTGCAATTCCCTTTTTCTTCAAGTACAAGCCTTCTTTGAAGATTTAGGTATGAAATTTGAGCAGCAAATCCAAGTAATCTTGGTTGGGAGACGGACATTAAACAAGGACACCGAGGTAGAAAGGCTCGGTCATCACGACCTGTCAGAGACTAAAGCAGTTTTCTCCCCTTCGGCAGAACCTATCGTTACTAGTATTCTAAGGATGCTGAAAGGACACAGTAGAATAACATCAATTCAGATGCTGTATGGCCTTCCTAGGTTGCTTTCAGGGTTAATTCTGGCTGCAATGATGATGTCCGCATGGCTAGGGTTTAATGGTTATCGGAATCTGAGCCTGGAGGTTGAATTTGGTATCCGCCAAGTGTTGGCCCATATGTGGCTGGTCTCTCAGACGTCTTCTGGGTCTAGTTCGACAATGTCTAATGAAGAGAAGAAGCTTGGTGAATTTTTTAAACATTCAATTGAGACAGATACAACAATTTCCGGGCGAGGATTCAGGACAGGAAATCAAGCAGTGCGGAAGCATGGTCTATGGAGGACTCTTGACCATATTCGAACCACAGGAGCTTTCCCCATTGACTGTAGAGACAGCGACATATCTGAATTCTTGTCAGATGTACTTCATTGA